GCCGCCGGAGGTGACCTGATCCCCGCCATATTGATGCGGGTATTTATCCCGCTTTTTTTCTGCCTCTTGGGCGATGGATTTGGGATCCGCGAAAATCTCAGGATTTTCCAGATCGGTGCTCGGTTGGATCATTCGCTCTCCTGTGGCCTCGATGTACTCAGGCCATAAAACTTTTTTCTGACGTAATCGATGGTTTCCTGGTCTGTTTTGCCCACCATCTTCTTGCACACCTCATCCGCCGCCCGCCGAATGCGTTCGCTGTAATACACCCGCATTCGCTCGCGAATCACCTCTGCTCTGTGCATTGATACGACCAGGCGGCCAAGCTCGACAGGTGTGGACTCGGTAAAATCTACACCCTTGTCCATCGCATCCATGATGCCGCTCATGAGCAGGTCCATCATGACCTGCGACAGTTCGATGGACGGATTTTTGCCGAGCTCCTCCATCATTGCCGCCGCCTGTGATTTTATTTTCCTGACTTCTCGCCACTTTGCCAGCATCTTGGAGTGGTGGCGCTGGATGGAGGACTTGCCGACATCCTCCCCCATAGCACGGAGCCACTCCTCGATCTCGGCGAATGTGTGGCCCTCGTCATAGCGCTTGAGGATCTCATCCTGCAAGGGCTTGGGTAGCTGGGATATTTTGCTTCTGGGTGGCATGGGTTATTCGTTTTCTGGGATGGTCACAGATTCGTTCGTGCAGGTGCCGTCTATGATATCCTTGCCTGCCGCACGCAGCGTGACCAGATAGGTCGTGATTTTCATCACCGCAGGATACGAAATGTCCAGAAACCCTAACAGTGGGTCGGCCAGGTATCTGCACTCGGCCAGGACAGCCTCTTGCGACAAGCTGGCATACCCGGA
The Gemmatimonadota bacterium genome window above contains:
- a CDS encoding DUF3486 family protein, with the protein product MPPRSKISQLPKPLQDEILKRYDEGHTFAEIEEWLRAMGEDVGKSSIQRHHSKMLAKWREVRKIKSQAAAMMEELGKNPSIELSQVMMDLLMSGIMDAMDKGVDFTESTPVELGRLVVSMHRAEVIRERMRVYYSERIRRAADEVCKKMVGKTDQETIDYVRKKFYGLSTSRPQESE